A window of the Brachyhypopomus gauderio isolate BG-103 chromosome 14, BGAUD_0.2, whole genome shotgun sequence genome harbors these coding sequences:
- the LOC143475510 gene encoding collectin-12-like isoform X3, with protein MKDEIAEEDDVQSFGYKRFGIQEGSQCTKCKTQGALKVAIGLLYVLCVLLTVAVAVMGYKVVQRVEAVTGRMHNYGGKINAVELDVKKLGKLHDDEAGVKLKNTSGELQTYRSGLQALRQGLAAVSDHVNRNAATLRTLRSSSQDLRALQDYLRSQQEVNVGALRWANATLLVAVAGAPALRREAERLRGDLRSCMETQQMLQLATNHLNLTNALQDSAASALQRSAEGVVEATQGTRADVLTLQRDTTLVAGDLNWLRDKIRNVESAGLDAKTQTQASLEVLEDMNAQLANISSQIANVSALTDNSGVSLRELLDQQQESSVRTDTRFDRLEERLDAGEESVDMVTGNISYATQMLGGVNGELLNLRRCSDTVGRHSDLLLGLNRSLAEVQAQRATLRTQQDDLSARLDKEVSSMAIVMEEMKLVDSKHTQLITNFTILQGPPGPRGPLGEKGHTGAVGPPGQKGERGNIGEAGVPGSQGEKGSSGYPGLTGFTGKQGSRGSSGPKGLRGSGGRAGPQGVKGETGTPGQPGRDGLPGPQGLRGPTGVRGPIGPVGESGPPGPVGPMGPTGPPGLPGPPGKVAPLPTMGVELQGEVPTVATISLPGAPGCPGDWLRFRNSCYNFITEQLSFDSAKKKCSSVSSSLVIISDGEEQTKKKRMFGVGWMALYLLSRNGGQVNLITGAMDMKKEKTVQGSFMVACGTTSTVMTTSDPFAREQWTAEI; from the exons GTATCCAAGAAGGATCTCAGTGTACTAAGTGTAAGACTCAGGGGGCACTGAAGGTTGCTATTGGCCTTCTGTATGTGCTGTGTGTTCTGCTCACCGTTGCTGTAGCCGTAATGGGTTAcaaag TGGTACAGAGGGTTGAGGCTGTTACTGGAAGAATGCATAATTATGGAGGGAAAATCAATGCTGTGGAGTTGGATGTGAAAAAGCTTGGTAAGCTTCATG ATGATGAGGCTGGAGTGAAACTGAAGAACACGTCCGGTGAGCTGCAGACGTATCGCTCGGGTTTGCAGGCGCTGCGTCAGGGCCTGGCCGCCGTCTCTGACCATGTGAACAGGAACGCCGCCACACTGCGAACGCTGCGCTCCTCGTCGCAGGACCTGCGTGCCCTGCAGGACTACCTGCGCTCGCAGCAGGAGGTGAACGTTGGGGCCCTGCGCTGGGCCAATGCCACACTCCTAGTGGCTGTCGCTGGTGCGCCCGCCCTGCGGAGGGAGGCGGAGCGTCTCCGGGGGGACCTGCGCTCGTGCATGGAGACGCAGCAGATGCTGCAGCTGGCTACTAACCACCTCAACCTCACTAATGCCCTGCAGGACTCCGCTGCTAGCGCACTGCAGCGGTCCGCGGAAGGTGTGGTCGAGGCCACGCAGGGCACGCGGGCCGACGTGCTGACGCTGCAGCGGGACACAACGCTGGTGGCCGGCGACTTGAACTGGCTGCGGGACAAGATCCGTAACGTTGAGAGTGCTGGGCTCGATGCCAAGACCCAAACCCAGGCCAGCTTGGAGGTGCTGGAGGACATGAATGCTCAGCTCGCTAACATCTCCAGTCAAATTGCCAACGTTAGCGCGCTCACCGACAACAGTGGGGTCAGCCTGCGCGAGCTGCTGGATCAGCAACAAGAGTCCAGCGTACGCACGGACACCCGATTTGACCGCCTGGAAGAGCGGCTAGATGCCGGGGAAGAAAGCGTCGACATGGTGACGGGAAATATCAGCTACGCTACGCAGATGCTGGGCGGCGTGAATGGGGAGCTCCTTAACCTGAGGCGCTGTTCGGATACCGTGGGGCGGCATTCGGACCTCCTGCTGGGTCTCAACAGGAGCCTGGCTGAAGTACAGGCACAACGGGCCACTCTCAGGACCCAGCAAGATGATTTGTCGGCACGGCTGGACAAGGAGGTCAGCAGCATGGCGATTGTCATGGAGGAGATGAAGCTAGTGGACAGCAAGCATACGCAGCTAATAACCAACTTTACAATCCTGCAGG GTCCACCTGGTCCAAGGGGCCCTCTTGGTGAAAAAGGGCACACTGGAGCAGTTGGGCCTCCTGGCCAGAAGGGAGAACGAGGTAACATTGGAGAGGCAGGTGTACCAGGCTCTCAAGGAGAAAAGGGAAGCTCTGGTTATCCTGGACTTACAGGATTCACAGGCAAGCAAGGGTCTCGTGGAAGCTCAGGACCAAAGGGCCTACGAGGGTCAGGAGGCCGTGCAGGACCACAGGGTGTTAAGGGAGAGACCGGTACACCTGGACAGCCAGGCAGAGACGGGCTGCCCGGACCTCAGGGGCTCAGAGGACCAACAGGTGTTCGTGGACCAATTGGCCCTGTAGGGGAATCAGGACCTCCAGGTCCAGTAGGGCCTATGGGGCCTACAGGACCACCAGGGTTACCAGGACCCCCAGGAAAAGTAGCTCCATTGCCAACTATGGGTGTTGAACTCCAAGGAGAGGTGCCAACAGTTGCTACCATATCACTGCCAG GTGCTCCTGGTTGCCCTGGAGACTGGTTAAGGTTCAGAAACAGCTGCTATAACTTCATTACCGAGCAGCTCAGTTTTGACAGTGCCAAGAAGAAATGCAGCTCTGTGTCTTCATCCTTAGTCATCATCAGTGATGGTGAAGAACAG ACAAAGAAGAAGAGAATGTTTGGCGTTGGGTGGATGGCTCTATACCTACTTTCAC GAAATGGAGGCCAGGTCAACCTGATAACTGGAGCCATGGACATGAAGAAGGAGAAGACTGTGCAGGGCTCGTTCATGGTGGCCTGTGGAACGACTTCTACTGTGATGACCACATCGGATCCATTTGCGAGAGAGCAGTGGACAGCTGAGATCTGA
- the LOC143475510 gene encoding collectin-12-like isoform X5 produces MHNYGGKINAVELDVKKLGKLHDDEAGVKLKNTSGELQTYRSGLQALRQGLAAVSDHVNRNAATLRTLRSSSQDLRALQDYLRSQQEVNVGALRWANATLLVAVAGAPALRREAERLRGDLRSCMETQQMLQLATNHLNLTNALQDSAASALQRSAEGVVEATQGTRADVLTLQRDTTLVAGDLNWLRDKIRNVESAGLDAKTQTQASLEVLEDMNAQLANISSQIANVSALTDNSGVSLRELLDQQQESSVRTDTRFDRLEERLDAGEESVDMVTGNISYATQMLGGVNGELLNLRRCSDTVGRHSDLLLGLNRSLAEVQAQRATLRTQQDDLSARLDKEVSSMAIVMEEMKLVDSKHTQLITNFTILQGPPGPRGPLGEKGHTGAVGPPGQKGERGNIGEAGVPGSQGEKGSSGYPGLTGFTGKQGSRGSSGPKGLRGSGGRAGPQGVKGETGTPGQPGRDGLPGPQGLRGPTGVRGPIGPVGESGPPGPVGPMGPTGPPGLPGPPGKVAPLPTMGVELQGEVPTVATISLPGAPGCPGDWLRFRNSCYNFITEQLSFDSAKKKCSSVSSSLVIISDGEEQGWLHINTVGKGYFWLGLTDKEEENVWRWVDGSIPTFTKWRPGQPDNWSHGHEEGEDCAGLVHGGLWNDFYCDDHIGSICERAVDS; encoded by the exons ATGCATAATTATGGAGGGAAAATCAATGCTGTGGAGTTGGATGTGAAAAAGCTTGGTAAGCTTCATG ATGATGAGGCTGGAGTGAAACTGAAGAACACGTCCGGTGAGCTGCAGACGTATCGCTCGGGTTTGCAGGCGCTGCGTCAGGGCCTGGCCGCCGTCTCTGACCATGTGAACAGGAACGCCGCCACACTGCGAACGCTGCGCTCCTCGTCGCAGGACCTGCGTGCCCTGCAGGACTACCTGCGCTCGCAGCAGGAGGTGAACGTTGGGGCCCTGCGCTGGGCCAATGCCACACTCCTAGTGGCTGTCGCTGGTGCGCCCGCCCTGCGGAGGGAGGCGGAGCGTCTCCGGGGGGACCTGCGCTCGTGCATGGAGACGCAGCAGATGCTGCAGCTGGCTACTAACCACCTCAACCTCACTAATGCCCTGCAGGACTCCGCTGCTAGCGCACTGCAGCGGTCCGCGGAAGGTGTGGTCGAGGCCACGCAGGGCACGCGGGCCGACGTGCTGACGCTGCAGCGGGACACAACGCTGGTGGCCGGCGACTTGAACTGGCTGCGGGACAAGATCCGTAACGTTGAGAGTGCTGGGCTCGATGCCAAGACCCAAACCCAGGCCAGCTTGGAGGTGCTGGAGGACATGAATGCTCAGCTCGCTAACATCTCCAGTCAAATTGCCAACGTTAGCGCGCTCACCGACAACAGTGGGGTCAGCCTGCGCGAGCTGCTGGATCAGCAACAAGAGTCCAGCGTACGCACGGACACCCGATTTGACCGCCTGGAAGAGCGGCTAGATGCCGGGGAAGAAAGCGTCGACATGGTGACGGGAAATATCAGCTACGCTACGCAGATGCTGGGCGGCGTGAATGGGGAGCTCCTTAACCTGAGGCGCTGTTCGGATACCGTGGGGCGGCATTCGGACCTCCTGCTGGGTCTCAACAGGAGCCTGGCTGAAGTACAGGCACAACGGGCCACTCTCAGGACCCAGCAAGATGATTTGTCGGCACGGCTGGACAAGGAGGTCAGCAGCATGGCGATTGTCATGGAGGAGATGAAGCTAGTGGACAGCAAGCATACGCAGCTAATAACCAACTTTACAATCCTGCAGG GTCCACCTGGTCCAAGGGGCCCTCTTGGTGAAAAAGGGCACACTGGAGCAGTTGGGCCTCCTGGCCAGAAGGGAGAACGAGGTAACATTGGAGAGGCAGGTGTACCAGGCTCTCAAGGAGAAAAGGGAAGCTCTGGTTATCCTGGACTTACAGGATTCACAGGCAAGCAAGGGTCTCGTGGAAGCTCAGGACCAAAGGGCCTACGAGGGTCAGGAGGCCGTGCAGGACCACAGGGTGTTAAGGGAGAGACCGGTACACCTGGACAGCCAGGCAGAGACGGGCTGCCCGGACCTCAGGGGCTCAGAGGACCAACAGGTGTTCGTGGACCAATTGGCCCTGTAGGGGAATCAGGACCTCCAGGTCCAGTAGGGCCTATGGGGCCTACAGGACCACCAGGGTTACCAGGACCCCCAGGAAAAGTAGCTCCATTGCCAACTATGGGTGTTGAACTCCAAGGAGAGGTGCCAACAGTTGCTACCATATCACTGCCAG GTGCTCCTGGTTGCCCTGGAGACTGGTTAAGGTTCAGAAACAGCTGCTATAACTTCATTACCGAGCAGCTCAGTTTTGACAGTGCCAAGAAGAAATGCAGCTCTGTGTCTTCATCCTTAGTCATCATCAGTGATGGTGAAGAACAG GGCTGGCTGCATATTAATACAGTGGGTAAAGGCTATTTTTGGCTGGGTTTGACAGACAAAGAAGAAGAGAATGTTTGGCGTTGGGTGGATGGCTCTATACCTACTTTCAC GAAATGGAGGCCAGGTCAACCTGATAACTGGAGCCATGGACATGAAGAAGGAGAAGACTGTGCAGGGCTCGTTCATGGTGGCCTGTGGAACGACTTCTACTGTGATGACCACATCGGATCCATTTGCGAGAGAGCAGTGGACAGCTGA
- the LOC143475510 gene encoding collectin-12-like isoform X2 produces the protein MKDEIAEEDDVQSFGYKRFGIQEGSQCTKCKTQGALKVAIGLLYVLCVLLTVAVAVMGYKVVQRVEAVTGRMHNYGGKINAVELDVKKLDDEAGVKLKNTSGELQTYRSGLQALRQGLAAVSDHVNRNAATLRTLRSSSQDLRALQDYLRSQQEVNVGALRWANATLLVAVAGAPALRREAERLRGDLRSCMETQQMLQLATNHLNLTNALQDSAASALQRSAEGVVEATQGTRADVLTLQRDTTLVAGDLNWLRDKIRNVESAGLDAKTQTQASLEVLEDMNAQLANISSQIANVSALTDNSGVSLRELLDQQQESSVRTDTRFDRLEERLDAGEESVDMVTGNISYATQMLGGVNGELLNLRRCSDTVGRHSDLLLGLNRSLAEVQAQRATLRTQQDDLSARLDKEVSSMAIVMEEMKLVDSKHTQLITNFTILQGPPGPRGPLGEKGHTGAVGPPGQKGERGNIGEAGVPGSQGEKGSSGYPGLTGFTGKQGSRGSSGPKGLRGSGGRAGPQGVKGETGTPGQPGRDGLPGPQGLRGPTGVRGPIGPVGESGPPGPVGPMGPTGPPGLPGPPGKVAPLPTMGVELQGEVPTVATISLPGAPGCPGDWLRFRNSCYNFITEQLSFDSAKKKCSSVSSSLVIISDGEEQGWLHINTVGKGYFWLGLTDKEEENVWRWVDGSIPTFTKWRPGQPDNWSHGHEEGEDCAGLVHGGLWNDFYCDDHIGSICERAVDS, from the exons GTATCCAAGAAGGATCTCAGTGTACTAAGTGTAAGACTCAGGGGGCACTGAAGGTTGCTATTGGCCTTCTGTATGTGCTGTGTGTTCTGCTCACCGTTGCTGTAGCCGTAATGGGTTAcaaag TGGTACAGAGGGTTGAGGCTGTTACTGGAAGAATGCATAATTATGGAGGGAAAATCAATGCTGTGGAGTTGGATGTGAAAAAGCTTG ATGATGAGGCTGGAGTGAAACTGAAGAACACGTCCGGTGAGCTGCAGACGTATCGCTCGGGTTTGCAGGCGCTGCGTCAGGGCCTGGCCGCCGTCTCTGACCATGTGAACAGGAACGCCGCCACACTGCGAACGCTGCGCTCCTCGTCGCAGGACCTGCGTGCCCTGCAGGACTACCTGCGCTCGCAGCAGGAGGTGAACGTTGGGGCCCTGCGCTGGGCCAATGCCACACTCCTAGTGGCTGTCGCTGGTGCGCCCGCCCTGCGGAGGGAGGCGGAGCGTCTCCGGGGGGACCTGCGCTCGTGCATGGAGACGCAGCAGATGCTGCAGCTGGCTACTAACCACCTCAACCTCACTAATGCCCTGCAGGACTCCGCTGCTAGCGCACTGCAGCGGTCCGCGGAAGGTGTGGTCGAGGCCACGCAGGGCACGCGGGCCGACGTGCTGACGCTGCAGCGGGACACAACGCTGGTGGCCGGCGACTTGAACTGGCTGCGGGACAAGATCCGTAACGTTGAGAGTGCTGGGCTCGATGCCAAGACCCAAACCCAGGCCAGCTTGGAGGTGCTGGAGGACATGAATGCTCAGCTCGCTAACATCTCCAGTCAAATTGCCAACGTTAGCGCGCTCACCGACAACAGTGGGGTCAGCCTGCGCGAGCTGCTGGATCAGCAACAAGAGTCCAGCGTACGCACGGACACCCGATTTGACCGCCTGGAAGAGCGGCTAGATGCCGGGGAAGAAAGCGTCGACATGGTGACGGGAAATATCAGCTACGCTACGCAGATGCTGGGCGGCGTGAATGGGGAGCTCCTTAACCTGAGGCGCTGTTCGGATACCGTGGGGCGGCATTCGGACCTCCTGCTGGGTCTCAACAGGAGCCTGGCTGAAGTACAGGCACAACGGGCCACTCTCAGGACCCAGCAAGATGATTTGTCGGCACGGCTGGACAAGGAGGTCAGCAGCATGGCGATTGTCATGGAGGAGATGAAGCTAGTGGACAGCAAGCATACGCAGCTAATAACCAACTTTACAATCCTGCAGG GTCCACCTGGTCCAAGGGGCCCTCTTGGTGAAAAAGGGCACACTGGAGCAGTTGGGCCTCCTGGCCAGAAGGGAGAACGAGGTAACATTGGAGAGGCAGGTGTACCAGGCTCTCAAGGAGAAAAGGGAAGCTCTGGTTATCCTGGACTTACAGGATTCACAGGCAAGCAAGGGTCTCGTGGAAGCTCAGGACCAAAGGGCCTACGAGGGTCAGGAGGCCGTGCAGGACCACAGGGTGTTAAGGGAGAGACCGGTACACCTGGACAGCCAGGCAGAGACGGGCTGCCCGGACCTCAGGGGCTCAGAGGACCAACAGGTGTTCGTGGACCAATTGGCCCTGTAGGGGAATCAGGACCTCCAGGTCCAGTAGGGCCTATGGGGCCTACAGGACCACCAGGGTTACCAGGACCCCCAGGAAAAGTAGCTCCATTGCCAACTATGGGTGTTGAACTCCAAGGAGAGGTGCCAACAGTTGCTACCATATCACTGCCAG GTGCTCCTGGTTGCCCTGGAGACTGGTTAAGGTTCAGAAACAGCTGCTATAACTTCATTACCGAGCAGCTCAGTTTTGACAGTGCCAAGAAGAAATGCAGCTCTGTGTCTTCATCCTTAGTCATCATCAGTGATGGTGAAGAACAG GGCTGGCTGCATATTAATACAGTGGGTAAAGGCTATTTTTGGCTGGGTTTGACAGACAAAGAAGAAGAGAATGTTTGGCGTTGGGTGGATGGCTCTATACCTACTTTCAC GAAATGGAGGCCAGGTCAACCTGATAACTGGAGCCATGGACATGAAGAAGGAGAAGACTGTGCAGGGCTCGTTCATGGTGGCCTGTGGAACGACTTCTACTGTGATGACCACATCGGATCCATTTGCGAGAGAGCAGTGGACAGCTGA
- the LOC143475510 gene encoding collectin-12-like isoform X1, translating into MKDEIAEEDDVQSFGYKRFGIQEGSQCTKCKTQGALKVAIGLLYVLCVLLTVAVAVMGYKVVQRVEAVTGRMHNYGGKINAVELDVKKLGKLHDDEAGVKLKNTSGELQTYRSGLQALRQGLAAVSDHVNRNAATLRTLRSSSQDLRALQDYLRSQQEVNVGALRWANATLLVAVAGAPALRREAERLRGDLRSCMETQQMLQLATNHLNLTNALQDSAASALQRSAEGVVEATQGTRADVLTLQRDTTLVAGDLNWLRDKIRNVESAGLDAKTQTQASLEVLEDMNAQLANISSQIANVSALTDNSGVSLRELLDQQQESSVRTDTRFDRLEERLDAGEESVDMVTGNISYATQMLGGVNGELLNLRRCSDTVGRHSDLLLGLNRSLAEVQAQRATLRTQQDDLSARLDKEVSSMAIVMEEMKLVDSKHTQLITNFTILQGPPGPRGPLGEKGHTGAVGPPGQKGERGNIGEAGVPGSQGEKGSSGYPGLTGFTGKQGSRGSSGPKGLRGSGGRAGPQGVKGETGTPGQPGRDGLPGPQGLRGPTGVRGPIGPVGESGPPGPVGPMGPTGPPGLPGPPGKVAPLPTMGVELQGEVPTVATISLPGAPGCPGDWLRFRNSCYNFITEQLSFDSAKKKCSSVSSSLVIISDGEEQGWLHINTVGKGYFWLGLTDKEEENVWRWVDGSIPTFTKWRPGQPDNWSHGHEEGEDCAGLVHGGLWNDFYCDDHIGSICERAVDS; encoded by the exons GTATCCAAGAAGGATCTCAGTGTACTAAGTGTAAGACTCAGGGGGCACTGAAGGTTGCTATTGGCCTTCTGTATGTGCTGTGTGTTCTGCTCACCGTTGCTGTAGCCGTAATGGGTTAcaaag TGGTACAGAGGGTTGAGGCTGTTACTGGAAGAATGCATAATTATGGAGGGAAAATCAATGCTGTGGAGTTGGATGTGAAAAAGCTTGGTAAGCTTCATG ATGATGAGGCTGGAGTGAAACTGAAGAACACGTCCGGTGAGCTGCAGACGTATCGCTCGGGTTTGCAGGCGCTGCGTCAGGGCCTGGCCGCCGTCTCTGACCATGTGAACAGGAACGCCGCCACACTGCGAACGCTGCGCTCCTCGTCGCAGGACCTGCGTGCCCTGCAGGACTACCTGCGCTCGCAGCAGGAGGTGAACGTTGGGGCCCTGCGCTGGGCCAATGCCACACTCCTAGTGGCTGTCGCTGGTGCGCCCGCCCTGCGGAGGGAGGCGGAGCGTCTCCGGGGGGACCTGCGCTCGTGCATGGAGACGCAGCAGATGCTGCAGCTGGCTACTAACCACCTCAACCTCACTAATGCCCTGCAGGACTCCGCTGCTAGCGCACTGCAGCGGTCCGCGGAAGGTGTGGTCGAGGCCACGCAGGGCACGCGGGCCGACGTGCTGACGCTGCAGCGGGACACAACGCTGGTGGCCGGCGACTTGAACTGGCTGCGGGACAAGATCCGTAACGTTGAGAGTGCTGGGCTCGATGCCAAGACCCAAACCCAGGCCAGCTTGGAGGTGCTGGAGGACATGAATGCTCAGCTCGCTAACATCTCCAGTCAAATTGCCAACGTTAGCGCGCTCACCGACAACAGTGGGGTCAGCCTGCGCGAGCTGCTGGATCAGCAACAAGAGTCCAGCGTACGCACGGACACCCGATTTGACCGCCTGGAAGAGCGGCTAGATGCCGGGGAAGAAAGCGTCGACATGGTGACGGGAAATATCAGCTACGCTACGCAGATGCTGGGCGGCGTGAATGGGGAGCTCCTTAACCTGAGGCGCTGTTCGGATACCGTGGGGCGGCATTCGGACCTCCTGCTGGGTCTCAACAGGAGCCTGGCTGAAGTACAGGCACAACGGGCCACTCTCAGGACCCAGCAAGATGATTTGTCGGCACGGCTGGACAAGGAGGTCAGCAGCATGGCGATTGTCATGGAGGAGATGAAGCTAGTGGACAGCAAGCATACGCAGCTAATAACCAACTTTACAATCCTGCAGG GTCCACCTGGTCCAAGGGGCCCTCTTGGTGAAAAAGGGCACACTGGAGCAGTTGGGCCTCCTGGCCAGAAGGGAGAACGAGGTAACATTGGAGAGGCAGGTGTACCAGGCTCTCAAGGAGAAAAGGGAAGCTCTGGTTATCCTGGACTTACAGGATTCACAGGCAAGCAAGGGTCTCGTGGAAGCTCAGGACCAAAGGGCCTACGAGGGTCAGGAGGCCGTGCAGGACCACAGGGTGTTAAGGGAGAGACCGGTACACCTGGACAGCCAGGCAGAGACGGGCTGCCCGGACCTCAGGGGCTCAGAGGACCAACAGGTGTTCGTGGACCAATTGGCCCTGTAGGGGAATCAGGACCTCCAGGTCCAGTAGGGCCTATGGGGCCTACAGGACCACCAGGGTTACCAGGACCCCCAGGAAAAGTAGCTCCATTGCCAACTATGGGTGTTGAACTCCAAGGAGAGGTGCCAACAGTTGCTACCATATCACTGCCAG GTGCTCCTGGTTGCCCTGGAGACTGGTTAAGGTTCAGAAACAGCTGCTATAACTTCATTACCGAGCAGCTCAGTTTTGACAGTGCCAAGAAGAAATGCAGCTCTGTGTCTTCATCCTTAGTCATCATCAGTGATGGTGAAGAACAG GGCTGGCTGCATATTAATACAGTGGGTAAAGGCTATTTTTGGCTGGGTTTGACAGACAAAGAAGAAGAGAATGTTTGGCGTTGGGTGGATGGCTCTATACCTACTTTCAC GAAATGGAGGCCAGGTCAACCTGATAACTGGAGCCATGGACATGAAGAAGGAGAAGACTGTGCAGGGCTCGTTCATGGTGGCCTGTGGAACGACTTCTACTGTGATGACCACATCGGATCCATTTGCGAGAGAGCAGTGGACAGCTGA
- the LOC143475510 gene encoding collectin-12-like isoform X6 translates to MHNYGGKINAVELDVKKLDDEAGVKLKNTSGELQTYRSGLQALRQGLAAVSDHVNRNAATLRTLRSSSQDLRALQDYLRSQQEVNVGALRWANATLLVAVAGAPALRREAERLRGDLRSCMETQQMLQLATNHLNLTNALQDSAASALQRSAEGVVEATQGTRADVLTLQRDTTLVAGDLNWLRDKIRNVESAGLDAKTQTQASLEVLEDMNAQLANISSQIANVSALTDNSGVSLRELLDQQQESSVRTDTRFDRLEERLDAGEESVDMVTGNISYATQMLGGVNGELLNLRRCSDTVGRHSDLLLGLNRSLAEVQAQRATLRTQQDDLSARLDKEVSSMAIVMEEMKLVDSKHTQLITNFTILQGPPGPRGPLGEKGHTGAVGPPGQKGERGNIGEAGVPGSQGEKGSSGYPGLTGFTGKQGSRGSSGPKGLRGSGGRAGPQGVKGETGTPGQPGRDGLPGPQGLRGPTGVRGPIGPVGESGPPGPVGPMGPTGPPGLPGPPGKVAPLPTMGVELQGEVPTVATISLPGAPGCPGDWLRFRNSCYNFITEQLSFDSAKKKCSSVSSSLVIISDGEEQGWLHINTVGKGYFWLGLTDKEEENVWRWVDGSIPTFTKWRPGQPDNWSHGHEEGEDCAGLVHGGLWNDFYCDDHIGSICERAVDS, encoded by the exons ATGCATAATTATGGAGGGAAAATCAATGCTGTGGAGTTGGATGTGAAAAAGCTTG ATGATGAGGCTGGAGTGAAACTGAAGAACACGTCCGGTGAGCTGCAGACGTATCGCTCGGGTTTGCAGGCGCTGCGTCAGGGCCTGGCCGCCGTCTCTGACCATGTGAACAGGAACGCCGCCACACTGCGAACGCTGCGCTCCTCGTCGCAGGACCTGCGTGCCCTGCAGGACTACCTGCGCTCGCAGCAGGAGGTGAACGTTGGGGCCCTGCGCTGGGCCAATGCCACACTCCTAGTGGCTGTCGCTGGTGCGCCCGCCCTGCGGAGGGAGGCGGAGCGTCTCCGGGGGGACCTGCGCTCGTGCATGGAGACGCAGCAGATGCTGCAGCTGGCTACTAACCACCTCAACCTCACTAATGCCCTGCAGGACTCCGCTGCTAGCGCACTGCAGCGGTCCGCGGAAGGTGTGGTCGAGGCCACGCAGGGCACGCGGGCCGACGTGCTGACGCTGCAGCGGGACACAACGCTGGTGGCCGGCGACTTGAACTGGCTGCGGGACAAGATCCGTAACGTTGAGAGTGCTGGGCTCGATGCCAAGACCCAAACCCAGGCCAGCTTGGAGGTGCTGGAGGACATGAATGCTCAGCTCGCTAACATCTCCAGTCAAATTGCCAACGTTAGCGCGCTCACCGACAACAGTGGGGTCAGCCTGCGCGAGCTGCTGGATCAGCAACAAGAGTCCAGCGTACGCACGGACACCCGATTTGACCGCCTGGAAGAGCGGCTAGATGCCGGGGAAGAAAGCGTCGACATGGTGACGGGAAATATCAGCTACGCTACGCAGATGCTGGGCGGCGTGAATGGGGAGCTCCTTAACCTGAGGCGCTGTTCGGATACCGTGGGGCGGCATTCGGACCTCCTGCTGGGTCTCAACAGGAGCCTGGCTGAAGTACAGGCACAACGGGCCACTCTCAGGACCCAGCAAGATGATTTGTCGGCACGGCTGGACAAGGAGGTCAGCAGCATGGCGATTGTCATGGAGGAGATGAAGCTAGTGGACAGCAAGCATACGCAGCTAATAACCAACTTTACAATCCTGCAGG GTCCACCTGGTCCAAGGGGCCCTCTTGGTGAAAAAGGGCACACTGGAGCAGTTGGGCCTCCTGGCCAGAAGGGAGAACGAGGTAACATTGGAGAGGCAGGTGTACCAGGCTCTCAAGGAGAAAAGGGAAGCTCTGGTTATCCTGGACTTACAGGATTCACAGGCAAGCAAGGGTCTCGTGGAAGCTCAGGACCAAAGGGCCTACGAGGGTCAGGAGGCCGTGCAGGACCACAGGGTGTTAAGGGAGAGACCGGTACACCTGGACAGCCAGGCAGAGACGGGCTGCCCGGACCTCAGGGGCTCAGAGGACCAACAGGTGTTCGTGGACCAATTGGCCCTGTAGGGGAATCAGGACCTCCAGGTCCAGTAGGGCCTATGGGGCCTACAGGACCACCAGGGTTACCAGGACCCCCAGGAAAAGTAGCTCCATTGCCAACTATGGGTGTTGAACTCCAAGGAGAGGTGCCAACAGTTGCTACCATATCACTGCCAG GTGCTCCTGGTTGCCCTGGAGACTGGTTAAGGTTCAGAAACAGCTGCTATAACTTCATTACCGAGCAGCTCAGTTTTGACAGTGCCAAGAAGAAATGCAGCTCTGTGTCTTCATCCTTAGTCATCATCAGTGATGGTGAAGAACAG GGCTGGCTGCATATTAATACAGTGGGTAAAGGCTATTTTTGGCTGGGTTTGACAGACAAAGAAGAAGAGAATGTTTGGCGTTGGGTGGATGGCTCTATACCTACTTTCAC GAAATGGAGGCCAGGTCAACCTGATAACTGGAGCCATGGACATGAAGAAGGAGAAGACTGTGCAGGGCTCGTTCATGGTGGCCTGTGGAACGACTTCTACTGTGATGACCACATCGGATCCATTTGCGAGAGAGCAGTGGACAGCTGA